Genomic window (Nicotiana sylvestris chromosome 7, ASM39365v2, whole genome shotgun sequence):
tatacatgctcatgaactgtgccaaagtctcctggagagctggagtagtggtagcagtagTCATGTCAGGTGCCtgaactccggctggaactgttggtggtacctggcggtagctcgcgcaggtgctctggctgcaccacgtgcgcatcctcgacctctaccctGGCCCTAGCCTCTGACGGCTATAGTAGGgagcgcgggtgcctgatcatctcgggtagcatgtgtcctcaccatttgtgagagaatagaagatagaagattagaattgtgatgtcaaaatatcgcatgacaaggaaatcaaatgaagtggaattttcttaatagttacatagcctctcatagataagtacagacatctccgtaccgatcagcgagactctaataaaccggcttgtgatccatgactcctatgaacctagagctcttataccaacttgtcatgaccccgccCCCTCCGTAAAccattgtgatggcacctagtctctacaactaggtaagcctaaattgcggaagaaaaatcaaaatttgcggaagtaaaataatttaaaacagaaataaagcagtaacaatgtttaaatgtgTCGCTTGGCATataccatgtttaactctcaatgcCAAAAAATAAATCCAAGACCTAGAAACCCATGagtcacaagctaagatcaatactacatagctctaactctggaatgtctaataagaacaaaaaaatacataagggctaaatactaaaagcaggaatagaaagggacttctcggtctgcggatgcgacagatgtacctcgaagtctctagagcagtcgcctcctcaaggatgataggcctgagtagcgtacctggatctgcacatgaaaaacatgcgtagaagggacatgagtacaccacagcggtactcagtaagtgccaagcctaacctcggtcgggtagtaacgaggaaggtcaagaccctactgaggttaaataaataataagatgacaggataagataaatagtacaattgagaatctacagtaagaatctacacaagATAACAAAGAGTAAaataacggaaacagaaataAAGGCAACCACCagaaagtaccactcataacaaggatgatagtcgggggtctcttggtatcccaaagatctcttggtatcctcaatatatgctagggatctcttggtatcctcaataaatgttagggatctcttggtatcccgaagatctcttggtatcctcaatatatgctagagatttctcggtatcccgaggatctcttggtatcctcaatatatgtgccagggatctcttggtatcccgcacctcagttcagatcataaatacgtataggggatctcccgggatgctgcctcatagtcccaaagtaaaattACACAACatcaacacaagaatacccaattaagctaaatttcgtaccaagtaaacagttaattctagcctaacattcttcacgtaatgcaattaaggcagtttaagaaaataggcaattaagtcaactaaacatgcatttctaaactagcaacaggctaaattcgcaagtagaataaaataggaaaaagaactcaaaatacttaaagaaaaaattggattttcaacaattagctcaagtacgtgctcgtcacctcacgtacaaggcatttcaattatcaaatatatcatatccgaaggggaagtcccccacacaaggttagacaagccatttacctcgaaccggctcaaaatcaacccgaaaccacgctcttgccacgagtactcgactctaaatggcccaaatctattcaattcaattgcataatgtaaataacatttcaagtaactgattctacaaagaaattctaagctaatatgcgaaattaggtaaaataactaaaacgcccctcaggcccacgtctcgaaatctagtaaaatttgtattttcagagtcctcacgctctcacgagttcatgcataccaaatattcaaatctaaggtcaaattcccaatcaaaagtcggattctaagtctaagaactttcttccaacttctcCCCAATtctcatctccaatccgaaattaaatgatgaaactaactatagattgatggaatataactagaaagagTTAAATAAtcattacccaatgatctcctcttcaatttcctctcaaaatcgccctctcccgagcttcAAATCGAATttctaacttttgaaactaaaccctcaaaatttcatatttctgcccagctgtttctgcatctgtggtcccgcttttgcggaccaaagagtgcatctgcgacttctcactTAAGGAGGACTTTCTGCACCTGCGACTACattaccgcagatgcggtgccgctTCTATGGTTTCCTGACCGCATCTGCCGACTCTGGCCCCTTCCtcacttccgcttctgcgactgcTGAGCCActtctgcggcaccgcacctgtgAAACTCaaaccgtaggtgcggttatgatagaaccagcagctgaagctgcaactttaattctaaaatctttccgtcaagcatccgaaatcatcccgagacccccgggacctcaaccaaacctgccaaccaatgctaaaacatcattcaaacttgttccaaccttcggaatgctcaaaacaacatcaaaacacctattttccatcggattcaagcctaagaagtctaaaaactctaaaaatatgcttttgattaaaaagtctatcaaacctcgtccgaatgacccgaaatgttgcacacacgtcacattcaacactacagagctactccaacttccggaattccattccgacccttgtatcaaaatctcactatcgaaccggaaacttcaaaaattcaactttcggcatttcaagcctaaattagttatGGGCCTCCAAAATACCATctgaacacacccctaagcccaaaatcacctaatggagctaacggaaccattagATTTCCATTTataggccgtcttcacactgttccgactacgatcagctttccaacacttaagcctcatttagggactaagtatcccaaaactctttGAAACTCAAAActaaacatcccgacaaatcaaaatagcagaaataaacatggggtaagcagttaataggggatcggggcataaattattaagacgactagccgggtcgtcacagttatatacacaccaccacctgatcagctggtatatgatgatgatgtttcctacagtggctgaaatatgattcaaatgataatatatatatatatatatatatatatatatatatatatatatgagatatgggaaaggttatggcattatgtacgcaccaccacctgatcagctggtatacgatgatgattttgcccatagtggctgatatgatatggtgggataccctcagaggctgatgatgttattaaacatgtacctatgcatgacatgacattcatacgcatatgcatgatggtaaaattaatttatgatttacaaagttattcagacttacaaatTGAGTCATGTAatctatatttctttcatgtctcctatgtacttatttatgtgccttacatactcggtacattattcgtactaacgtactttttgcctggggacgctgtgtttcatgcccgcaggtcccgatagacaggtcgagagccctccaagtaggctatcagctcagcggaagatgttggtgtgctctatttgcttcggagttgcttgtttggttagtatgatttagacgtgtattgtttggtatggcgggactccatcccgacctttatgacatttatgtactcttagaggcttatagacatatgtcgtatacgtgaaaaattgtatggcctcatcggcctatgttttgagtttataaatgattatgttggcctattaggcttgtatgtcacgtgtatatgatgaggtaataagaaagatacgttacgttggtactcgatcgagtaaggtatcgggtgcctgtcgcggcctattggtttgggtcgtgacacttgttTTAACTCCGACATCACCTGATCCTACCTTGAGAGATGTTTCATAATTGCTTTATGTTGTTCTCTCAGGATTTTAACCATTTCCATGACATATTCCTCCTCCACATCATCAGGAATAGATTCTCGCACATGCCAAGGATTGACCATCTCGAACCGGGGTCGTCTCATCCCCTTCGTTGCGAGTCTCACTAATTAAGTCATCATGTTGGGACAATTTTTCGTGCCTCTCAACATTGTGTGTGATGTTGACATCATTAGATGTTATATCATTTTTCACTAAGAAAAGAATCAAAACAAGTTAGTAATAAATGAATGAATCAGAACAATTACGCAGTGTATGCCCTATAGTGGAAGCCAAATTATTTACCCGTAAAATAGTACAATCGAATTTGTTACGTGGTAAATAGACAGGGCTGGCTCTGAACTCAGCATATCCGAGAGCTCAAATAGAAATAACGACAAAGTGAAAGAAAGCTGTTAATTTCAGAGCAAAATAGCAAAACATAGCCTTTTTGTATAGAATGTTTCATGTTCTTACAATGGTTGTTGAGCCTATTATTTATAACTTTACTTAGGAAAACAAGATCTTAGGATCGAGCTCCActtaaatgataataaaaaggtcATTGATGAACGCATAGCGGCAGGCCTTGAATGTAAATATTCACTGCAATTGTCGCTCATTTAATGTTAGTGAATATTTCCTCATTGAATGCCATCTGATGGCAAATCCTttataatgacccgaccggtctttTTGATCTATAGCATGTCGTTCGGTAGTTTAAGGCCTTGAGTAGCTTTATataaggtattatgacttgtactgcggttggaattgaatttcgaaaagttcggagttgatttggcaAGAAAATTCTAAATTTCGGATgctttgagttggaaaagttgaccagggtttaaattttgagtaaacgacctcgaaatcgggatttgaaggttccaataggttcgtatgatgaattcggacttgggcatatgttcgggttgagtatcggGTGATCTTGGGCATTTCGGCGCTTatatggaaagttggcattttgaaggttttataATTTtctaagtttggtttgaagtggaCTTTTGTGTTATCGATGCATGTTTAGGGTTccgagccttggaataggttcacatcgtgatttatgacttgcacttaaaatttggcgtcattcctgAGTGTTTACGTGTAATTCGGATGCGTTTGGCGAAGGATgaaggtttgaaagttaagaGAGTTTAATAAATTGAGTTTGATCTTTAATTCTTGGTTTCGATGTTGTAATTTGTATTTCGAGACTTTGAACAAGTTTACATAGGGTATATAAACTTGTTAGAATATTTGAACGTGGTTCCTCgtacctcgggtgagttttgaggtggttcCGGACCACTTTTAGGCATTTTGGAACTGCTGATAACTGGTGTCAAGGGTGTGAAATGCGATGGCAGAGGTTCGGGCCGTGATCACGAAGAGCAAAGTGTTGTTCCAGGCCTTGTGAATCGCGATCGCGGGAGGaaggtcgcgatcgcgtagaaggaatttctgTTGTCAGTAGTCTGACTTCGGAAGAttatatcttgcaatctataaggaatttggagatgatccaaaaacgAAATGTATCTCTTTGAATCAAGTATTTAGAAAATCAAACCATTTATCATTTCGAATTTTATACCAAAAGTTATGGCCATTATACTGAAGAATATCTGTGAAGAAGAAAATACAAATTGTACATTGCGATCGCGGGATTTtggccgcgatcgcgatgaaggaaacgtTGCTGGAACTTTTGTTAACCACGATCGTGTGGATTATGACCGCGATTGAGAATAAGGAGGCATGGCAGGTGTATTAAATATCTAATTTCAGAATTTTGAGCTCATTTCTTCACTTTTAAGTTCTTGGAGCACATGTGAGGCGATTTGGGGTCATTCTTGAAGATCATTTTTGCCATTTATAATAAGGTAAGTTATTCCTGCttgttttgagttaaatacatggtttataTATGGAGTTTAACATAGGATTTCATAGAAATTatggaatttttggaagaaaacctagaagtaatatttttggactttgacaacgaaattagacatgaaattgagaataaattatataattgAGTTCGTGGTGctatgggtaatgtttatcttcgaaaatttttggaatccgggcaggTGGGCCTGAgattgactttgttgacttttcgagcggagttgagaattgttagaaattgattaaTTAAGAGTTTTTGGGTATATTTTAATTGGTTTACATGTTGTTTGACTGGTTTCGGATCGATGGACATCGGTTTGAAGTTTTAAAGAGGCGTTGGAGCCGGTTATCGGATTTCAAAGAGAGATAAGTCTCCCATCTAACCTTGTGAGGGAAAAAATATCCCCTAGGTGATGTAATTGTTATGTGCTACTAGTTGTGGGTGCTACGAACGCACGAGGTAACGAGAGTCTGCATGTAGCTAAAACATGTTTATGTTcgggtagacttaggactttatcatataatatttgaattatttgaactcatTTTTGCTAGCTTAATTAAGTGAATTTATAATTGAAATAGATTTAGGAATATATATTAGTTGTTGGCAAAATATTTGATATACAGTAAAGGGTATATCCACTTTATACTCATGTACttgtattgtaagcacgtgactCGTAATTTGATAAGTTCCTTCCTTTCTTGTggagcgggccgaacgcctcggcagtATATTGAGATGCATCTCTGGTTTGTGCTggtcgaccctcggcagtgtacaCACCACTCTGGATTGGACCGTACGACCTCAGCATAATCGTGCGTTATATCGCCAACAGTCCGACTATTCGCGAGATTTTTCCTTCTACTGATGCCTAGCATTTTATATGATATTCCTTATTTATTTGATACTGGAACTTAATATATTTGAGCTATACGAGATTGAGAAATTTATATCTTTAAAGAAATTTTGGAAGATTATGTAAATTACAGTCTTACCCCGTTATTACTGTTGTGCTTTATATTCGTTTATGATTTATCATACTGCTTTATTGGGCCTCTAGTAAGTGTCGACATCGATCCCTCGTTATTGTTTcttcggggttaggctagatacttactgggtaggCATTGATTTATGTGCTCATGCTATACTTTTGCACTAAATGTACAGGATCTGACAGGTTCATTTGGTTGTCATCTTAGCGCGTAGGCGCAGTTGCTGAAGAGACTTTTGGTGAGCTACATTTCAGGCTACATATCGTAGCGCGCAGAATCTTCATCGTACTATTTACTCTATATTATCTTATTTACATTTCGGACAgatgttgtattattattatacggtgtaatggcttcctggccacttaaacttgtagggcTTTTGAAAGCCGACACACAAACTTTGAATTTTCCCATTTGAATACTCAAACTTGACAAAATGGGTACTAATAAATACTTTTGACCATTGACCATGCTATGTGGAAGAACTGCAGCTGACATGGCTAAACTGTGTGCAAATCACGCTACTAAGGCGAGTGAATAGTATTGTTTTTACTAAAAAATTGGAAttagaataaaatataaataaaaagaaaaagaaaaaagaaaaaaatagaattttcccATACGTTGGCCATTGGATGTGATTCTAACTCATGTATTCATAAAATTGCCTGAATTCATCTCTTAAAGAGCAGCAGCAATTCTTCCAGCAACTTGGTCAAGATCAAGTTGGCCATTGAATTCTTGCTTATCCCATTTCATTAACTACGGAAACCAATTGTATAATAGTGCTAACATTGTATTGTCTGGAGTATTCTCAGAAGCAACATAATGCAAATACAACTCATTGAACTTCAGCAACTTTCTTTACCTAAAAATAAAGTCATTTCTTCATTTTACTTCTCGGATGAGTTCGGGCCCCTCTTCTTCCTGAAACCAACAACTGCTGTGACGAATCTGCGATTGTATTGCATCCTCTTGTGAGCACGGCCGCGAGGCTTCTTCTTCTTGTCCTGTTTGGCAACTTTTGGAGTTTTCCCCCTCATTTTACCAGCACGAGCAAGTGATCCGTGAACTTTCCCCATGGTGATATCTGAGTTGTCGTTCACCGGAGAAGTTAGGAACGTCTGGAGCTGCTCGTACAGATTAATATTGGGTATGTTTTAggcatttttttttccttttttgtatttAAAAATGGGACCCACAAATAACACATGGCAAGTAATAAATTGCTTAGCATGATGTGTTGTACATGTCAGCGCAATTGATATATACGCTCTGGTTGATGTGTTTATTAGTACCCATTTTGTCAAGtttgagtgttcaaatgggaaaatcCAAAGTTCGTGTATCGCCTTTCAAAAACCCTACAAGTTTAAGTGTCCAGGAAGCTATTACGCCTTATTATACTCCTTAGTAAATGCCCATGCACTGTGATGTCGGGTTTTGGCGATACTCTACTGATTGTTATGGTTCGCcttaatattgtcatcttttattttataTCTTACTAATATTTTAAGTATTCATGATTTTTAAACGTATTGAATCCTTTACTTAATAAGGcttatgattttaaaaataataaaatgaataattaaaCTGACAGTtcaccgttggcttgcctaacggcgACGTTTGGCGCTATCATGCACGATATCTCTCGTATTAATGGCGATGCTGGGCGCCATCATGCACCTATaatgagtttagggtcgtgacaccctTGACCTTCTCCCGTTGATTACGCCCCCATCGGGATTTACTCGATATCGATTACATTCGTTGTATCCTATATTGGTTGTTCCCTGAGTTGCCCTTTGCCTATCTTCAATTCCACATGTTATGTTACCATTCGACCACCCGTTATAAATCAATTTTACCCGTACAGTATACCCCATATAAACGGGTATGCCTTTCTAGTTCTACAAGAAGACATCAAAAGAAATGGATTACATACTGACATACATTAATACTTTCTCTGGATTTGTTGTTCTATCTTACTATTTTATAATATGTTATCAAAACCTCTGATTTCTCTCATAAAGTACGTTATACGTTATTGTCTCTTAGACCCGCAGTACAAGATAGTAGTACTGCCATTGTGCCACGGAAGGTTTTTTTGAACATGTTTGTATAATATTATTCTGAAAAAGTAACGCCAATTTGTGGGGTCCAGCTCTATATATAAAAGAAGAGTTGGGaacctaaatattatttttttgggcTTAAATTACCTTAAAAggtgtttaaaaaaaatacatttctATATATAGCATGCAAAACCAagacgctatacattaacggtaaCGTCTGTCGTTAAGGTATAGCGTCTTTTATTCATACGCTATACATATAACGCCCAAAAAAAACGCTATACCCTGAATATGGACCCACCAATAAGTGAACTGACAAACACAATAATTTAAATGTGTATAGCATATATTTAAAGAACGCTATACGGCAAAAAAATTTCATATCCCGGGCTAGCTATTTCCTATATAAAGTGGTTAGGATTTTAGGAAAATTCGTTCACATAAAATTCTAACTCTCGTTCAATTTTTTCTTGTTgttaaattctgaaacatttttTTCGTAATGTCTAAAGAgtgtagaataagagtttcattatattggggggtgaggttgtgatggagaataactctgtgaggtatagtttatctccacaggGTCATGTTAAATTACCACTTACAATTGAGTACGATAAATtaatatcgttgttatgcaaaaaatgagtgtgaggaaacgttcagtgatactgaAAGtgaccggaagatatccgtattccatcactccgcaaggggctgctttttactcggagttaaacatctacgatgatgaaactttgagagattttctgaggactccggatgaataccGGGAATATCTTGTAATAAATATGTTGGATATGTACgtcaaggtcgaagacgttccaaacaatgaggttgccggacaggttccggataacccccagtcatcgggtggctATTCTGGaggagtttttgccggacaggttcctgatgaaagagttttccttgatttaaacttatccccGCCTGCTttacataattcacaagacgagtggtaagcttcaattttcctttgttttacGATGTACATTCTTGTTGTATTGAATTtatattaacgctcatatatttaacagGGGGTAcaggccggatatgaattttacaaattttgaacccaagcatagttttggtgtgttggatcatATGGTCCATCTGGGAGCCATCACCGAAATGAAAATGCCCATCAtagaatttcatcacattacgacttgtaagtgaagtgatacggCTATATGGAaaatatttattaaattcagcatcttattattttgttgattgtgcagtgaaaacgagcaagttgaactaaATGTACTTACTCAATTGCCCGAAGACGACGTATTaaatcgggatctggcagatgtacagagtgaggaagagaacacTGATTACGACAACAATGCTGATGAATTTGGAGAAGAGACACCCTTTCTTCGTGAGGATagtgatgaggaggatgagaagGAAAGACCTAATTTGACGAGAGAGTATGATCCACCCTCCCCCCTGACGAACAATGTACGAGTCCCatgtgccgtttcattcaagggagattccttacctTGATAACTTTCCAAGCAtaccggatgtggaagctctcacaagggattttgatgaaattcggacagcaatgtgggatgagtctagaccaatggtgctggcaaagggcatgctttttcctgataaagcgcgcctaagcagggcttgtaaaatgcacaatataaaagagtgtcgtgagatgacggtatgggagtcaagtccggttgtatacaaggttgtttgtcgCAGGTGTTTTTGTCCATgtcattggatgttgcgtgcgagcaagaagaagacaggtctgtggaaagtgggtaaatacatctcacccacacatgcgaaatggacacattcaacgggaatcacttcaacttggatattgacttgatttctcttattCTTATTCCACACATCGAAgtgtccataaggtataaaatcaaagagtgcattacagcagtcCACCAGGAACATGGCCATATcattactaaaagaaaggcatatctcgggcgcaaacgagcgtttgaaatagtctagggtaactgggataagtcatttgcagatcTGCCTAGGTACATGGCTACACTGCAGCAGTTTAACTCCGGGacggttgttgaatggaagcATGAGTGGATTCCAGGTAAACCAGAATATACATTTAATTACGTGCTATGGGCGTTTAAACTAGCAATTTATAGTTTTTCGCATTGTCGggccgtaatatccatagacgacactcatgtctatggaaagtacgatatcaatcTATTGATAGTCATGGCAGTaaatgctaatggacagatatttcctctagcttttgctatTTGTGACAATGAAAGCTAAGAGACGTGGACGttgtttttgaaccacttgaaagagcacgttgtcaaacagcgttccggtatttgtctaatatctgatcggcacagTGGTAtcttaagttctgtggagaacttgcctgcatggaAGAACCTTATGCCTACCATCGTTACTGTGTTAGGCACCTTAAAGCCAATTTTCAAAAGGCATATCCCAATAAGGATctgcatgatttgatgtggatggcagcaacagaccaccaacagcaTAAATTTCAGAGGCACATGGAAtatatcaggcaagaagacgaggcagcctatcgttggttaatgcgatatgaccctgaaaagtggactttgcatgcggatggtggcagacgatggggaactCTGACTACAAATGTGTTAGAGTCTTTCAACGGGTTGTGTGTGTCAAACGCTGATCCTCCCGGGCTCGCTGCAGTGTCCGGGCAGCCAACTCTACAAATCGATGGCTATAATCCTGCAAGGCGTCCGCAGGATCGCCGACATAATCCTACATCTGCAGTCCTATTTAATAGACTGTGTGTAGTCCAATAGCATGCACAACGTATAAAATATAAACTACGTATATTGCACCAAAATACAGTTATATAATGAATAATAAtagaaaacataccagggcctcgtgtcgCCCGGCGTATGGAACGTACCGATCGCCAGCCTGATGAATAGGGTTCCCAATAAAAATTCGGGTGACGTGCCGGTACCAGGACATATACCTCTGAAGATCAACCTCCTGGATATGTGTAGGTGGGGCGGAATCATTTGATCTCGATGGTCCCAAATATGGATTTGCGCTGCTAACCATGCCATAAATGCGTCGTCCGCCCTGCAACAATCATCCCTCTGATAATGTGTAGGCTCCCATATAGGCCCCCTCGGTATATACTGCGGGCGGCCAAACTGCCAAAGTACCCGCTCCGAGGCACGATGCTTcacaatatcgaggcatatgagtGGGGCAGAAGTGCTCCAAATCAATCGGTCGGCCGAGCAATAAGGTGGCAGGGAAGCTATCAAATCGTCGatgtatggcgtccagatgaactatcaaataagaacatgaAACGTGAGTATGcacaacactaagttaatctacaccaggtaagtttaggtacatatttacaTGTTCGCcctccagcagatccaacacatcctTGTAGAGGGGGAGGTTATGATGAGCATCATACACTCGTGAAAGTGTACGGCGGAGAACCCACCTCCtggctagagggagaaacggaggTGCTACAGTATGAGGTAATTGTGGTCGCGGTGGCTGAAACTGCAAGAACcactcccaggcccaaacctaacatacaaagttgatgTAATGTTTAAGATAAAGTCTAACTAGGTAGAGTTGGAACTGATGAACActttatttgaatatgttgtcacctgtagaagcggcatAAA
Coding sequences:
- the LOC104249852 gene encoding small ribosomal subunit protein eS30z/eS30y/eS30x-like; this translates as MGKVHGSLARAGKMRGKTPKVAKQDKKKKPRGRAHKRMQYNRRFVTAVVGFRKKRGPNSSEK